A section of the Chryseobacterium scophthalmum genome encodes:
- a CDS encoding GNAT family N-acetyltransferase, with translation MSNIVWKIKSFEELTTSELYEIIKARVDVFVVEQDTPYPDLDGYDQKALHLWAEQEDKTVLAYCRIFDRGIKYDETSIGRVLTSEKGRGKNLGKQLIQYAVETIENRFKTSEVRISAQDYLLRFYSGFGFTATEKKYLEDNIPHTEMFRK, from the coding sequence ATGAGTAATATTGTTTGGAAAATAAAAAGTTTCGAAGAACTGACAACTTCAGAACTTTACGAAATCATTAAAGCAAGAGTAGATGTTTTTGTGGTTGAGCAAGACACGCCTTATCCTGATTTGGATGGATATGATCAAAAAGCACTGCATCTTTGGGCAGAGCAAGAGGATAAAACAGTATTAGCATACTGTCGAATTTTTGACAGAGGAATAAAATATGACGAAACTTCAATTGGAAGGGTTTTAACCTCAGAAAAAGGCAGAGGAAAAAATCTAGGAAAGCAATTGATACAATATGCAGTTGAAACGATAGAAAACCGTTTTAAAACTTCTGAAGTAAGAATTTCTGCACAGGATTATCTGTTGAGATTTTATTCAGGTTTTGGCTTTACAGCTACCGAAAAGAAATATTTGGAAGACAACATTCCGCATACGGAAATGTTTAGGAAATAA
- the yihA gene encoding ribosome biogenesis GTP-binding protein YihA/YsxC yields the protein MVIKTATFVKSSGKWQECPEPDMPEYAFIGRSNVGKSSLINAMMNHKDLAKTSGTPGKTQLINHFLVNENWYLTDLPGYGYAKVSKVLRKDFEKLITNYILNRRNLVNLFVLVDSRHNPQKIDLEFIQWCGESGVPFSIVFTKADKLKPNIAIKNVEAYKNELLKTWADLPEMYVTSAEKKEGCDEILNFIQTTNEFLVNNSVNFNE from the coding sequence ATGGTTATAAAAACAGCAACGTTTGTAAAAAGCAGTGGAAAATGGCAAGAATGCCCAGAACCGGACATGCCGGAATATGCTTTCATTGGCAGATCAAACGTAGGTAAGTCTTCATTGATTAATGCAATGATGAACCACAAAGATTTAGCAAAAACATCGGGAACGCCGGGAAAAACCCAGCTTATCAATCATTTTTTGGTTAACGAAAACTGGTATCTTACCGATTTACCGGGTTATGGGTATGCAAAAGTTTCGAAAGTTCTAAGAAAAGATTTTGAAAAACTGATTACCAACTATATTCTTAACAGAAGAAACCTTGTGAATCTTTTTGTATTGGTAGATTCTCGTCACAATCCACAAAAGATCGATTTGGAGTTTATACAATGGTGTGGTGAAAGCGGAGTTCCGTTTTCAATTGTTTTTACGAAAGCAGACAAACTGAAACCCAACATTGCCATCAAAAATGTTGAAGCTTATAAAAATGAATTGCTGAAAACATGGGCAGATCTTCCTGAAATGTATGTAACCTCAGCAGAAAAGAAAGAAGGATGTGATGAAATTTTAAATTTCATTCAGACAACAAACGAATTTTTAGTTAATAACAGCGTTAATTTCAATGAGTAA
- a CDS encoding alpha/beta fold hydrolase: MRFSTKKEKKYNFIEAGEGHPLVLLHGLMGGLSNFDKMVSFFSEKGFKVYVPQLPIYDLPVLNTNLTTIAKFVIKFIETNIGKPVTIVGNSMGGHVGLILTLARPDLVQNLVLTGSSGLYERAFGDSFPRKNDRSYIRKKAEEVFYDPSVATEDLVDEVFSVVNDRMKGIKTVMLARSAIKHNMLNDLPKISRPTCLIWGKQDNVTPPEVAIDMHKFIPNSDLFWIDKCGHAAMMEKPDEFNEILYDWVKDKI; the protein is encoded by the coding sequence ATGAGATTTAGTACAAAAAAAGAAAAGAAATATAACTTTATAGAAGCTGGAGAAGGTCACCCTCTTGTGCTTTTGCACGGGTTGATGGGTGGATTGAGTAATTTTGATAAAATGGTGAGTTTTTTTTCAGAAAAAGGTTTTAAGGTTTACGTACCTCAATTACCGATTTACGATTTGCCGGTACTCAATACCAATCTCACAACGATTGCAAAATTTGTAATCAAATTTATCGAAACCAATATTGGCAAACCAGTTACTATTGTAGGTAATTCTATGGGTGGTCATGTTGGTTTAATTTTAACTTTGGCGCGCCCAGATTTGGTACAAAACCTTGTGTTAACAGGAAGTTCCGGTTTATACGAAAGAGCTTTTGGCGACAGTTTCCCAAGAAAAAACGACCGTTCTTATATCAGAAAGAAAGCAGAAGAGGTTTTTTATGACCCTTCAGTTGCTACTGAAGATTTGGTAGATGAAGTTTTCAGCGTGGTAAATGACCGAATGAAAGGAATTAAAACGGTGATGTTAGCAAGAAGTGCCATCAAACACAATATGTTGAATGATCTTCCTAAAATCTCAAGACCAACATGTCTTATTTGGGGAAAACAAGATAATGTAACACCTCCGGAAGTTGCAATCGACATGCACAAATTTATCCCTAATTCAGATTTATTCTGGATCGATAAATGCGGACATGCTGCCATGATGGAAAAGCCAGATGAGTTTAATGAAATTCTTTACGACTGGGTAAAAGACAAAATATAA
- the mraZ gene encoding division/cell wall cluster transcriptional repressor MraZ: MRNFIGTYECKIDDKGRLKVPSSLIKQMEDFEDKTFVVKRSVFQPCLEVYPMKAWDKLMDKINKLNRFIKKNADFIRMFTAGVKTVELDTAGRLQISKDLTHFGSLTKDIVITSAGELFEIWDKEAYEKVIATNEDDFASLAEDVMGAFDEE; the protein is encoded by the coding sequence ATGAGAAATTTCATTGGAACATATGAGTGCAAAATAGACGACAAGGGTCGCCTTAAAGTGCCTTCATCGCTAATTAAGCAGATGGAGGACTTTGAGGATAAAACCTTTGTGGTAAAGCGTTCTGTGTTTCAACCATGTCTTGAAGTTTACCCTATGAAAGCCTGGGATAAGCTGATGGATAAGATAAATAAGTTGAATAGATTCATCAAAAAAAATGCAGATTTTATAAGAATGTTTACAGCAGGAGTGAAGACGGTTGAGCTTGATACCGCCGGAAGACTGCAGATTTCGAAAGATCTTACCCATTTTGGAAGCCTTACAAAGGATATTGTGATAACAAGTGCGGGAGAACTTTTTGAAATTTGGGATAAAGAAGCTTATGAAAAAGTAATTGCGACCAACGAAGATGATTTTGCAAGCCTTGCAGAAGATGTGATGGGAGCGTTTGATGAAGAATAA
- the rsmH gene encoding 16S rRNA (cytosine(1402)-N(4))-methyltransferase RsmH, whose translation MYHNPVLLKQSVDDLVTNPDGIYVDCTFGGGGHSREIVSRLSEKGKLYGFDQDLDALKNNIDDPKFTLINQNFRFLENSLLMYGVSQVDGILADLGVSSHQFDAGERGFSTRSNAPLDMRMNVMQSLDAKKVINEYDEEALADIFYYYGELREARKLARDIVHHRKNKTIETTEDLKKLFSYLPPHKVNKFYAQLFQAIRIEVNQELEVLKEMLVQSYKILKPGGRLVVISYHSLEDRLVKRFLKNGMFEGEPQRDIYGNYEKAFELVKSKAIIPDDKEIEENSRARSAKMRTGIKL comes from the coding sequence ATGTATCACAACCCCGTTTTATTGAAGCAAAGTGTGGATGATTTGGTGACCAATCCAGACGGAATTTATGTGGACTGCACATTTGGTGGCGGTGGACATTCACGCGAGATTGTAAGCCGACTTTCCGAAAAAGGAAAATTGTACGGTTTTGATCAGGATCTTGATGCCCTTAAAAATAATATAGATGACCCGAAATTTACGTTAATCAATCAGAATTTCAGATTTCTTGAAAATTCTCTTTTGATGTATGGTGTTTCTCAGGTTGACGGTATTTTGGCTGATCTTGGAGTTTCGTCTCATCAATTCGATGCAGGCGAAAGAGGTTTTTCTACGAGAAGCAATGCGCCACTTGATATGAGAATGAACGTCATGCAGAGTCTTGATGCTAAAAAAGTAATCAATGAATATGACGAAGAAGCTTTAGCGGATATTTTTTACTACTATGGTGAATTGAGAGAAGCGAGAAAATTAGCTCGTGACATCGTGCATCACAGAAAAAATAAAACTATAGAAACTACTGAAGATCTGAAAAAGCTGTTCAGTTATCTTCCGCCGCATAAAGTGAATAAGTTTTATGCGCAATTGTTTCAGGCAATAAGAATTGAAGTTAATCAGGAACTTGAAGTTTTAAAAGAAATGCTGGTTCAGTCTTATAAAATTTTAAAACCAGGTGGACGATTGGTGGTTATTTCTTACCATTCTCTGGAAGACCGTTTGGTAAAAAGATTTTTGAAAAACGGAATGTTTGAAGGTGAGCCGCAACGTGATATCTACGGAAATTACGAAAAAGCATTCGAATTGGTAAAGAGCAAAGCAATTATTCCTGATGATAAGGAAATTGAAGAAAACTCAAGAGCCAGAAGTGCTAAAATGAGAACCGGAATTAAATTATAA
- a CDS encoding FtsL-like putative cell division protein, with the protein MAKRTTNRPQRRLTFIDIIKGNFLNRDEIKIHYKFFLLLFVLMMAMIYSNHLVNKKIKIVNALKEETEEYKSRNAYAQSKLIKVKMESQLGKEVAADSLMTLESHPHKLLIKLDSSDAKTK; encoded by the coding sequence GTGGCAAAAAGAACAACAAATCGCCCTCAGAGAAGACTTACTTTTATAGATATTATAAAAGGAAACTTTCTGAACCGTGATGAAATAAAAATTCATTACAAGTTTTTCCTGTTGTTGTTTGTCTTAATGATGGCGATGATTTATAGTAATCATTTAGTCAACAAAAAAATAAAAATTGTTAACGCTTTAAAAGAAGAAACAGAAGAATACAAATCGAGAAATGCTTACGCGCAAAGCAAGCTGATCAAAGTAAAAATGGAATCTCAATTGGGCAAAGAAGTGGCCGCAGATTCATTAATGACTTTAGAAAGTCACCCGCACAAATTGTTAATCAAATTAGACAGTAGTGATGCAAAAACAAAATGA
- a CDS encoding penicillin-binding transpeptidase domain-containing protein — protein MQKQNDYDNKRKKTLRWGYLFATVALCVFVMFLARIVILQNTNVQEIKDDYINSNYRTATLKAARGNLFASDGSILATTVMRYDIFLDFKTIKDTVYSNNIGALTDSLSNMFGKPRAEFRKRFDEQKKKKNQYYSLVKGLDFDQYDRIRNFPIFRRGKNKGGFIVDRNYKRELATSEIGSGTIGMDNGEVRSGLEGAFSKFLTGTDGSRLEQRVNSSQWKPIDFWKVSEPVDGQDVYTTLDLRIQDIAHSALEKQLINFEAKHGTVIVMEVETGKVRALVNLRQTEPGVYEDAYNYALKDNIEPGSTFKTISLLAAMDDGFIDENTTVDVGNGVWTYAKQRISDGHGGGTYDISDVLAKSSNVGTAKLITKYYAEKPQIFLDHLRRWKLFDKMDIELPGITKPKIVTPENKRWNAATLASISYGYSSNINLLQLTTFYNGVANKGKMVKPLFIDKIMKDGKTIFQAKEEVIVKKMASDKAIQMMTAALTKAVEKGTGRSIFTPNLKMAGKTGTARFEYWLPGPMKYRASFAGFYPADNPKYTCYVMISEPNTAKSFYGGTVSAPVFKEIAGKTFLKTPQNIEKEMLVDRKVNLNKMVEPNVKVAVNNKQMPSVVGLIGKNVIPQLENLGYRVDFKGVGRIKEQFPLEGTTISKNQRIYLSLQN, from the coding sequence ATGCAAAAACAAAATGATTACGATAACAAAAGAAAAAAAACACTGCGATGGGGTTACCTCTTCGCAACTGTTGCTTTATGTGTATTCGTGATGTTTTTGGCTAGAATCGTTATTCTTCAGAACACCAATGTTCAGGAAATTAAAGACGATTATATCAACAGCAATTACCGAACAGCAACTCTGAAAGCGGCTCGTGGAAATTTGTTTGCTTCCGACGGATCAATTTTGGCAACAACGGTGATGCGTTATGATATTTTTCTTGATTTTAAAACGATAAAAGATACTGTTTACAGCAATAATATTGGTGCTCTTACAGATTCTTTGAGTAATATGTTCGGAAAGCCGAGAGCTGAATTCAGAAAAAGATTCGACGAGCAGAAAAAAAAGAAAAACCAATATTATTCTTTGGTAAAAGGGTTAGATTTTGACCAGTACGACAGAATTCGAAATTTCCCGATTTTTAGAAGAGGAAAAAATAAAGGTGGATTTATCGTTGACAGGAATTATAAAAGAGAGCTCGCAACTTCAGAAATAGGTTCAGGAACCATCGGAATGGATAATGGTGAAGTAAGATCAGGTCTTGAAGGCGCTTTTTCAAAATTTCTTACCGGAACAGACGGAAGCAGACTGGAACAAAGGGTTAATTCTTCTCAATGGAAGCCAATTGATTTCTGGAAAGTTAGTGAACCGGTTGACGGACAGGATGTTTATACGACTTTAGATCTTAGAATCCAGGATATTGCGCATTCTGCTTTAGAAAAGCAACTGATCAATTTCGAAGCAAAACATGGAACGGTAATCGTAATGGAGGTTGAAACCGGAAAAGTGAGAGCTTTGGTTAATTTAAGACAAACTGAACCGGGCGTTTATGAAGATGCTTACAACTACGCTTTAAAAGATAATATCGAACCAGGATCTACTTTTAAAACTATTTCTCTTTTGGCGGCCATGGATGATGGTTTCATAGATGAAAACACCACGGTAGATGTTGGAAATGGAGTTTGGACCTATGCTAAGCAGAGGATTTCTGATGGTCATGGTGGTGGAACGTACGATATCAGTGATGTTTTAGCAAAATCAAGCAACGTAGGAACTGCCAAACTGATTACAAAATATTACGCAGAGAAACCTCAGATTTTCCTTGATCATTTAAGAAGATGGAAATTATTTGATAAAATGGATATTGAACTTCCGGGAATTACAAAACCAAAAATCGTAACTCCGGAAAATAAAAGATGGAATGCTGCAACATTGGCTTCAATATCTTATGGTTATTCATCAAACATTAATCTTTTACAGTTGACAACCTTCTACAATGGAGTTGCCAATAAAGGAAAAATGGTAAAACCTCTTTTCATTGATAAAATAATGAAAGATGGAAAAACAATTTTTCAGGCAAAAGAAGAGGTCATTGTTAAGAAAATGGCTTCTGATAAAGCGATTCAGATGATGACTGCAGCTTTAACAAAAGCGGTAGAAAAGGGAACGGGTAGAAGTATTTTTACTCCAAACCTGAAAATGGCAGGAAAAACGGGAACGGCAAGATTTGAATACTGGCTTCCTGGTCCAATGAAATACAGAGCCTCGTTTGCAGGATTTTATCCGGCGGATAACCCGAAATATACGTGTTATGTAATGATTAGCGAGCCGAATACAGCTAAAAGCTTTTATGGAGGAACGGTTTCTGCTCCTGTTTTTAAAGAAATTGCTGGTAAAACTTTCCTGAAAACACCGCAGAATATTGAAAAGGAAATGCTTGTTGACAGAAAGGTGAACCTTAATAAAATGGTGGAACCGAATGTAAAAGTTGCGGTGAATAATAAGCAAATGCCAAGTGTAGTTGGGTTAATCGGTAAAAACGTTATCCCACAATTGGAAAATTTAGGCTATCGTGTAGACTTTAAAGGAGTGGGAAGAATTAAAGAACAATTCCCATTGGAAGGTACAACGATAAGCAAAAACCAGAGAATATATTTGTCTCTGCAAAATTAA
- a CDS encoding UDP-N-acetylmuramoyl-L-alanyl-D-glutamate--2,6-diaminopimelate ligase, translating to MQLVELLNRIPVLENHGKNDREVSALVFDSRKVSEDSLYIAVKGTVADGHSFIASSIEKGAKTIVCENLPENLDENITYIKVKDSSKTLGQLASNFYGNPSEKLKLIGVTGTNGKTSVSTLLFDVFKNLGYNSALLSTVEIRIGDEIIPATHTTPDVITINQILAKAVESGCEFAFMEVSSHGISQNRTEGLHFKIAGFTNLTHDHLDYHKTFDEYLKTKKRFFDELNENAIAITNVDDKNGNVMLQNTKAKKKSYALKTMADYHGRTLEVDFNGMLLNFNGKEFWTTLTGKFNVYNLLLVFGIASELGFQQDEILQAISTLKRVSGRFETFRSDGGIFFIVDYAHTPDALENVLDSINDIRTKNERLITVFGCGGDRDHSKRPEMGNIATKKSTLAIITSDNPRTEDPAVIIKEIEAGVEPQNFSKYTSIPDRREAIKMAIKFAEPKDIVLVAGKGHENYQEINGVKHHFDDKEVINELWKLMSK from the coding sequence ATGCAATTAGTTGAATTATTAAACAGAATTCCAGTTTTAGAAAATCACGGTAAAAACGACCGTGAAGTTTCTGCATTGGTTTTCGACAGCAGAAAAGTTTCCGAAGACTCACTTTATATTGCAGTAAAAGGAACAGTTGCAGACGGACATTCATTTATTGCATCGTCTATTGAGAAGGGCGCAAAAACAATTGTTTGCGAAAATCTACCGGAAAATTTAGATGAAAACATTACCTACATCAAAGTAAAAGACTCGTCTAAAACTTTAGGGCAATTAGCTTCTAATTTCTATGGAAATCCTTCTGAAAAATTAAAGTTAATCGGAGTTACCGGAACCAACGGAAAAACTTCTGTTTCTACATTGCTTTTTGACGTTTTTAAGAATTTAGGTTATAATTCAGCGTTGCTTTCTACGGTAGAAATAAGAATTGGGGATGAAATAATTCCTGCGACACATACAACTCCAGATGTGATTACTATCAATCAGATCTTAGCAAAAGCTGTGGAATCAGGTTGCGAATTTGCCTTTATGGAAGTAAGTTCACACGGAATTTCTCAGAATAGAACTGAAGGTTTGCATTTCAAAATTGCTGGATTTACCAATCTTACCCATGATCATCTTGATTATCATAAAACGTTTGATGAATATCTAAAAACGAAAAAAAGATTTTTTGATGAGTTAAATGAAAATGCCATTGCAATCACCAACGTTGATGATAAAAACGGAAATGTGATGTTGCAAAATACCAAAGCAAAGAAAAAATCTTATGCTTTGAAAACAATGGCAGATTATCACGGAAGAACTTTGGAAGTTGATTTTAACGGAATGCTGTTAAATTTTAACGGAAAAGAGTTCTGGACGACTTTAACAGGAAAGTTTAATGTTTACAATTTGCTTTTGGTTTTCGGAATTGCTTCGGAATTAGGATTTCAGCAAGATGAAATTCTTCAGGCAATCAGTACTTTGAAAAGAGTTTCCGGAAGATTTGAAACATTTAGATCCGATGGTGGAATTTTCTTCATTGTAGATTATGCTCACACTCCGGATGCACTTGAAAATGTTTTAGACAGCATCAACGATATCAGAACGAAAAATGAAAGACTGATTACGGTTTTTGGTTGTGGAGGCGACAGAGATCACTCAAAAAGGCCTGAAATGGGAAATATTGCCACTAAAAAATCAACGTTGGCAATCATCACTTCAGATAATCCGAGAACAGAAGATCCGGCTGTGATTATAAAAGAAATTGAAGCAGGTGTTGAACCTCAGAATTTCAGCAAATACACTTCAATTCCGGACAGAAGAGAAGCGATAAAAATGGCAATAAAATTTGCCGAACCGAAAGATATAGTTCTCGTTGCCGGAAAAGGTCACGAAAATTATCAGGAAATCAATGGTGTGAAACATCATTTTGACGATAAAGAAGTAATCAATGAGCTTTGGAAGTTGATGAGTAAATAA
- the mraY gene encoding phospho-N-acetylmuramoyl-pentapeptide-transferase: MLYYLYEYLTSQGIHIPGMGMLRYISFRAGMAVLLSLTIALVYGKSIINYLRGKQMGELVRDLGLDGQKQKEGTPTMGGFIIIIATLIPVLLFTRITNIYIVLLIVTVIWMGAIGFIDDYLKKIKKNKDGLSGKFKIVGQVGLGLIIGVTMYFHPDITVKRKYADAKVVNRNNVEQNFMPTEKITVSTVPFTKNNEFDYSGILFWMNDKDAHEWAWIVFIPIVIFIVTAVSNGANITDGIDGLAAGTSTIILLALAFFAYVSGNIIFADYLNIMFLPNMGETTIFAVAMVGAVIGFFWYNTYPAQVFMGDTGSLMLGGVIAVLAVILRKELMIPVLCGIFLIENISVMLQVVVFKYRKRKFGLEYAQNNRLFKMSPLHHHYQKDGFHESKIVNRMIIIGVMLAIVCLITLKMR; encoded by the coding sequence ATGTTATACTATCTATACGAATATTTAACGAGCCAAGGCATCCATATTCCTGGAATGGGAATGTTGAGGTACATTTCGTTTCGTGCAGGAATGGCTGTTTTACTTTCATTAACGATTGCCCTCGTTTATGGGAAAAGCATCATCAATTACCTGAGAGGAAAACAGATGGGCGAATTAGTTCGTGATTTGGGATTAGACGGACAAAAACAAAAAGAAGGAACGCCTACAATGGGTGGTTTCATCATCATTATTGCAACCTTAATTCCTGTTTTGCTGTTTACAAGAATTACCAATATTTACATCGTTCTTTTGATTGTAACGGTAATTTGGATGGGAGCGATTGGTTTTATAGATGATTATTTAAAGAAAATAAAGAAAAATAAAGACGGACTAAGCGGAAAATTCAAAATTGTAGGTCAGGTTGGTTTAGGGCTAATTATCGGAGTTACAATGTATTTCCATCCGGATATTACGGTTAAAAGAAAATATGCAGATGCAAAAGTAGTCAACAGAAATAATGTTGAGCAAAACTTTATGCCGACAGAAAAAATTACCGTTTCTACTGTTCCATTTACCAAAAATAACGAGTTCGACTACAGCGGAATTTTATTTTGGATGAATGACAAAGATGCCCATGAGTGGGCATGGATTGTTTTTATTCCTATCGTTATTTTCATTGTAACAGCGGTTTCAAATGGAGCCAATATTACCGATGGAATCGACGGACTCGCCGCAGGAACAAGTACCATTATTCTTTTGGCGCTTGCCTTTTTTGCATACGTTTCCGGGAATATTATTTTTGCGGATTATCTCAACATTATGTTCCTCCCGAATATGGGTGAAACTACCATTTTTGCCGTCGCAATGGTCGGTGCAGTCATAGGATTTTTCTGGTATAACACTTATCCTGCACAAGTTTTCATGGGAGATACCGGAAGTCTGATGTTGGGAGGTGTGATTGCTGTTTTGGCGGTTATTTTAAGAAAAGAACTGATGATTCCTGTGCTTTGCGGAATTTTCTTAATTGAAAATATTTCGGTAATGCTTCAGGTAGTTGTCTTTAAATACAGAAAAAGAAAATTCGGGTTGGAATATGCCCAAAATAATAGATTGTTTAAAATGTCTCCGCTTCATCATCATTATCAGAAAGACGGTTTTCACGAAAGTAAAATCGTTAATAGGATGATTATCATAGGAGTTATGTTGGCAATTGTGTGTCTCATTACATTGAAGATGAGATAG
- the murD gene encoding UDP-N-acetylmuramoyl-L-alanine--D-glutamate ligase, with protein sequence MKIVVLGGGESGCGAAYLAKKKGLEVFLSDKGAIKDHYKQFLAENDIEFEEGNHDEERILNADWIVKSPGIPKKTEMIIKIQEKGIRLSSEIEFASEFTDAKIIAITGSNGKTTTTSLIYHILKNEGLNVGLGGNIGRSFAKQVADENHEYYVLEVSSFQLDDIQNFRPYISLLLNLSKDHLDQYNYNYEEYALAKFRITENQENDNFFIYNKDDEMSKNILEKFEIKAKMIPFSTKEKLNEGGFVNEDKIVVKLKDEFSMKIEELSLLGNHNVANSLAASIAGKILEINNESIRNSLMTFQAVEHRLELVTEIEGVKYINDSKATNVNATYYALESMKNPTVWIVGGLDKGNDYTEIEDLVKRKVKAIVCLGIDNQKIIDFFKNKKELIYSTSSMEEAVKTSKALAKKGDTVLLSPCCASFDLFKSYEDRGHQFKEQVLKN encoded by the coding sequence ATGAAAATAGTTGTTTTAGGAGGTGGCGAAAGTGGATGTGGTGCTGCTTATTTGGCTAAGAAAAAAGGTTTGGAAGTATTTCTTTCAGACAAAGGTGCCATTAAGGATCATTACAAACAGTTTTTAGCGGAAAATGATATTGAATTTGAAGAGGGAAACCATGATGAGGAAAGAATTCTTAATGCAGACTGGATTGTAAAAAGCCCCGGAATTCCTAAAAAGACAGAAATGATCATCAAAATTCAAGAGAAAGGAATCAGACTTTCTTCTGAAATTGAATTTGCATCTGAATTTACCGATGCGAAAATCATTGCGATCACAGGAAGCAACGGAAAAACAACGACAACGTCTTTAATCTATCACATCCTGAAAAATGAGGGATTGAATGTTGGTTTAGGCGGAAATATTGGCCGCAGTTTTGCAAAGCAAGTTGCCGATGAGAACCATGAATATTATGTTTTGGAGGTAAGCTCTTTCCAGTTGGATGATATTCAGAATTTCAGACCGTATATTTCTTTATTGTTGAATTTGTCGAAAGATCATTTGGATCAATACAATTACAACTACGAAGAATATGCTTTGGCGAAATTCAGAATAACTGAAAATCAGGAAAATGATAATTTCTTCATCTACAATAAAGATGACGAAATGAGCAAAAATATTCTTGAAAAATTTGAAATTAAAGCGAAAATGATTCCTTTTTCAACCAAAGAAAAATTGAATGAAGGAGGTTTTGTAAATGAAGATAAAATTGTGGTGAAACTAAAAGACGAATTCTCGATGAAAATTGAAGAATTGTCTTTATTGGGAAATCACAATGTAGCCAACAGTTTAGCGGCTTCAATTGCAGGTAAGATATTGGAAATCAACAATGAAAGTATTAGGAATTCATTAATGACTTTTCAGGCGGTTGAGCACAGATTGGAACTTGTTACGGAAATTGAAGGTGTAAAATACATCAACGACAGCAAGGCAACTAACGTAAATGCCACTTATTATGCTTTAGAAAGCATGAAAAACCCAACAGTTTGGATTGTCGGAGGTTTAGATAAAGGAAACGACTATACCGAAATTGAAGATTTAGTTAAAAGAAAAGTAAAAGCAATTGTTTGTTTAGGGATTGATAATCAGAAAATTATCGACTTCTTCAAAAACAAAAAAGAATTGATTTACAGCACTTCAAGTATGGAAGAAGCAGTGAAAACTTCAAAAGCTTTAGCAAAAAAGGGTGATACGGTTTTACTTTCACCATGTTGTGCAAGTTTTGATCTTTTTAAAAGCTACGAAGACAGAGGTCATCAGTTTAAAGAACAGGTGCTAAAAAATTAA